In Sinorhizobium arboris LMG 14919, a genomic segment contains:
- a CDS encoding MFS transporter encodes MLACRAAQAAIAACFSVALVAIKETSTDHEGASRMGYAAMAWAIAPMLGPTIGGTLDELFGWRMVFVVLALVGAAVLILSMRELKETASLSTRPTGTLYVFLAGAPLAIGGSSAVLGLYMGMIPAGFICGSYLTGHLGAAIHRTTLLILARLLTCAGLLAGPILAFLGVTHPLAFFGPCMFIGIGNGLTLPAANMGAMSVRNGLAGTAAGLAAAMSIGGGALIVSIAGLFLGGAIAVESLLCATLVTALFALLASIFAAVTERRHAGTVS; translated from the coding sequence CTTTTCGGTCGCGCTCGTTGCGATCAAGGAGACATCCACCGACCATGAGGGCGCAAGCAGAATGGGTTATGCGGCGATGGCTTGGGCAATCGCGCCAATGCTCGGCCCAACCATTGGCGGAACCCTCGATGAGTTGTTCGGCTGGCGAATGGTCTTCGTCGTCCTCGCTCTCGTCGGCGCAGCCGTGCTAATTCTTTCGATGCGAGAGCTGAAAGAAACTGCGTCGCTGTCGACCAGACCGACCGGAACGCTCTACGTTTTCCTTGCTGGCGCGCCTCTCGCCATCGGCGGATCAAGCGCAGTACTTGGCCTCTATATGGGCATGATTCCGGCCGGGTTCATCTGCGGAAGCTATCTGACGGGTCATCTTGGCGCCGCGATACACCGAACCACTCTGTTGATATTGGCTCGCCTCCTGACTTGCGCTGGATTGTTGGCCGGCCCCATCCTCGCATTTCTCGGCGTCACACACCCACTCGCATTCTTCGGCCCTTGTATGTTCATCGGCATAGGCAACGGGTTGACCCTGCCTGCCGCAAACATGGGAGCGATGTCGGTGCGCAACGGTCTCGCTGGCACCGCCGCCGGGTTGGCCGCCGCCATGTCAATCGGAGGTGGGGCATTGATCGTTTCCATCGCAGGTCTGTTCTTGGGAGGGGCGATCGCCGTCGAAAGCCTCTTATGCGCGACGCTCGTTACCGCGCTGTTCGCATTGTTGGCGTCGATATTTGCCGCTGTTACAGAGCGGCGGCATGCCGGCACAGTTTCGTAG